In the genome of Dermacentor silvarum isolate Dsil-2018 chromosome 1, BIME_Dsil_1.4, whole genome shotgun sequence, one region contains:
- the LOC119435715 gene encoding gastrula zinc finger protein XlCGF17.1 has translation MWLLGEGVVSPRGMAWHKCGACGKRFAFLKSLEEHQRTHSTGSPPPEAFECELCALKFSVLSEYRSHTSQHHCGQTSPDGCAAGDRSYALDEEDTDGQYSETPLKGFECQGCTKKFATAFSRERHYQRKHATTPCSQERRRYHIKDYKVGRSLVIARTVR, from the exons ATGTGGCTTCTAGGGGAGGGG GTTGTGAGTCCTCGTGGCATGGCTTGGCACAAGTGTGGTGCATGTGGAAAGCGCTTTGCTTTTCTAAAGAGCCTGGAGGAACACCAGCGCACACACTCCACAGGCAGCCCTCCTCCTGAAGCCTTTGAGTGTGAGCTGTGTGCACTCAAGTTCAGCGTGCTTTCTGAATATCGATCCCACACCAGTCAGCACCACTGTGGCCAGACATCACCAGATGGCTGTGCAGCTGGGGATCGGTCATATGCACTCGACGAGGAGGACACCGATGGTCAATACTCAGAAACACCGCTGAAAGGCTTTGAATGCCAGGGATGCACCAAGAAGTTTGCCACAGCATTTTCGCGTGAGCGGCACTATCAGCGCAAGCATGCCACCACACCATGTTCCCAGGAGCGACGCCGCTACCACATCAAAGACTACAAGGTTGGCCGTAGCCTTGTCATTGCAAGAACAGTACGGTAG